In Primulina eburnea isolate SZY01 chromosome 3, ASM2296580v1, whole genome shotgun sequence, one DNA window encodes the following:
- the LOC140827389 gene encoding uncharacterized protein, producing the protein MTKHIKPLYIIAHVNGKPLSRVLIDNESAVNILPYRILQKLGKNVDDLIPTEVSVATFTGKSTKTLGVLPTNVTVGSRSSLSAFFVVNSSASFYALLGIYWIHTNHCVPSSMHQLLLMWKGDDVEAVQAYSQPYQSNSNT; encoded by the coding sequence ATGACTAAACACATCAAACCACTCTATATTATAGCACATGTTAATGGAAAGCCATTGTCTAGGGTACTGATAGATAATGAATCTGCCGTGAATATTTTACCATACAGAATCCTTCAGAAGTTGGGGAAGAATGTAGATGACCTAATTCCTACCGAAGTCTCGGTGGCGACTTTTACTGGGAAATCTACGAAAACTTTAGGAGTGTTGCCAACAAATGTTACTGTAGGGTCTCGATCCTCGTTGTCAGCTTTTTTCGTGGTCAATTCCAGTGCTAGCTTCTATGCTCTGTTGGGAATATATTGGATTCATACCAACCATTGTGTACCATCATCTATGCACCAGTTACTGTTGATGTGGAAAGGGGATGATGTGGAAGCGGTGCAGGCTTATTCGCAGCCGTATCAATCTAATTCAAACACATGA